The genomic DNA GACCAGGGTCGGGCAGCCGATCGCGCCGAGGCGGTCGCCATCGGATTCGCGCGCCTGCCCGGCCTGGCGCAGGAAGACCTCTCCGCCGAGCCGGTCGCCCATCTGCCGGATCCGGCTCAGGAGGGCGCCGTCGCCGGCGCGGTCCGGGTGCACCGACTGGAGGATCGCCGACCGGCTGAGGCCCCGGTAGCCCTGCTGGCGGACATGGGCGACCGCGGCGGCCTTCCGGCGCGCCTGGGCCGGCATGTCGGCCCGCGACGAGGTGGCGACGAGGACCAGCGCCTCCACCTGGTCCGGCACGAGCCGGGCGACCGCGCGGGCGACGTAGCCGCCCATGGAGAAGCCCACGAGCCCGAAGCGCGGCGGCGCCTCCGCGGCGACGCGGCGCGCCATGTCGGCGATGGCGGCGTCCCGCGCGAGGTCGCCGTGCGTGATCGGACCCACCTCGGCGAGGCGCGCGACCACGTCCGACCAGAGGTCGGCATCGGTCATGAAGCCGGGCAGCAGCACGAGGTTCATCGCCGGATCACCCTTCCCGTCCCCCAGATAACCGTCACGCGAGCGCCCGTCAGCGCCCCGGCATCTCCGGTGAAAGTCGGGTGCGGTCCGGGCGTCCCGCGCGGCGCATGCCTTGGCAACCGGCCGCGCCGCCTCATATGCTGCCCCGCGCCCCGCCGATCCGCCGCGGGGCCTGTTCCCGGCGGTTCGAGACCCTGACACATGAAGCTCGCGATGCTGGCCTGCCTCGCCGCCCTGTGCCTCACCGGGCCGATCGCGCATGCCGCGCCGGGCGAGACGACCAGGGCGGCGCCGACGGCGAACGGCACCCACCCCCCCGAGACGGCGACCCCGCATCCGGCCCCGGCGCCCGCCCCGGGCGCGGCACCCGCGCAGGCCGCCCCGCGCACCGCCAACAGTGCCCGCGCGGAGCGCCGGCGGCGCTCCTACGCGGCCTGCAACCGCGCCTCACATCAGCGCGGGTTGCGCGGCGGCAAGCGCCGGCGCTTCCTGATCCGGTGCCGGCTCGGCTACGAGCGGACCCGGATCCCCGGCGGCCAGCCCGCCGCGGCCGCGCCGGCCCAGCCGGGCCGGAAGCCGTGACGGGGACACGCCTCCTTTCACCCGCGCCGGCGGGGCGGCTCGCGGCGCGACTTCCGGCGCGTCGGTCGCGATGAGGCTCGTCGTCTTCGACGTCGACGGCACCCTCGTCGACAGCCAGCACCTGATCGTGGCGGCCCAGGAGGTGGCGTTCGCGGAGAACGGCCTGCCGGCGCCCGGACGGCGGGAGGCCCTGTCGGTGGTCGGCCTGTCGCTGCCGCAGGCCTTCCGGCGCCTCGTCGGCGAGGACGGCCCGGTCGCGGAACTCTCGGAGAGCTACAAGCAGGCCTACAACCGCCTGCGGCTCGACCCCGCCCACGAGGAGCCCCTGTTCCCCGGCATGGCCGACCTGCTGACCCGGCTGCACGGGCGCTCCGACGTGCTGATCGGCCTCGCCACCGGGAAGTCGCGGCGCGGTGTCGACCGGCTGATCGCGCATTACGGCTGGGCGGACTGGTTCGCCACGACCCAGAGCGCCGACGACGCGCCGTCGAAGCCGGATCCGACCATGCTGCAGCAGGCGATCCGCGAGGCCGGCTGCGAGCCCGAGGCCACCGTGATGGTCGGCGACACCACCTTCGACATCGCCATGGGCGTGGCGGCCGGTGCGACGGCCGTCGGGGTCGCCTGGGGCTACCATCCGCCGGACGCGCTCTACGGGGCCGGGGCCGTGACAGTGGTCCCGAGTGCCGCCGCGCTGGAGGCGCTGCTCCTCGAGGGGCTCGCGACCGGCTCCTGATCGCGGGAGGCTCGCGCGCGGGGCCGGAAGCGCCTATCTCGCCTCCATGAGCGATCAGACGACAGACTGGCTCGGGCAACCGAGCGACGGTGACAGGCCCGACCCGGTCCGGGCCGCCCGCGGCCACGCCAAGCCGGCCCTGCCCCACCGCTTCTACAAGGAAGCCGGCTTCTCCGAGGATGACGACGGGTTCCGGCTGACCCTGGACGGACGTCCGGCCAACACGCCGGCCCGCAACCCGCTGCGTCTCCCCAGCCGGACCCTGGCCGAGCGCGTCGCGGCGGAGTGGCAGGCCCAGGACACGGCGATCGACCCCGCGCGGATGCCCCTGACCCGGCTGGCCAACACGGCGATCGACGGCGTCACGCCCCGCCTCGCCGAGGTCGCGGCGGATCTCTGCGCCTACGCGGGCACCGATCTCGTGGCCTACCGCGCCGGGGATCCGGAGCGCCTCGTGGCGGCCCAGGCGGAGGCCTGGGATCCGATCCTCGCCTGGGCCCGGGACGCGTTCGGTGCGCGGGTGATCCTGAGCGAGGGCGTCATGCACGTCGCGCAGCCGGCCGACACGATCCAGGCGCTCTCCGCGGCGGTGAACGCGGTGACCGACCCGTTCCGGCTGGCGGGCCTGCACACCCTGACGACGCTGACCGGCTCCCTGCTGATCGCCCTGGCTGTTCTCGAGGGCCGGCTGACACCGGCCGAGGCCTGGGCCGCGGCCCACGTGGACGAGACCTATCAGGCCGCCGTCTGGGGGCGCGACGCCGAGGCGGAGGCCCGCCTCGAGGCGCGCCGGACGGAGTTCGAGGCGGCCGCCGCGTTCGTCGCGGCCGGCGGCTGAGCCCGGGCCGCGGTCCGGCGCGGTCGCGCAGATGCAATTGCGCAACAATCCCGCATTCGCGGCGCCCGCCCCGCGTCGGCGGCTGACAAAGCGCGAACACTGTTTTAGGGTTCGACGCACATTGTGTTCGAGTCGACGATGCGTTCCGATCAGCCTGTCCGTTGCAGTTTTGAAGGCGAACTGGCCAATCTGATTGCGTCGAAACAGTTTTCCCGCGATCTCGACGGGCGCTACGCGCTGTTCGACGCCCTCTCGGACCTCGAGCGCCGAGCACAGGGCGCCGGAGCGCCCGATCTGACCTTGCGCAAGATTGCCGAGATCCGGTTCCTGGCGGGGATCCTGCGCGAGTCGGTGCGCCCGTTCCCGATCGCGCCCCTGCGGACGGTGCTGCGCGTGCGCGAACGGATCGACGCGCGCCGCGCGGTCTCCGCCGAGGCCGCGGATCTCGACGCGGTCTGACGCGGGCGCGGCTCAGGCTGGCTCGGCCAGGGCAGCCTGGATCTTAGCCTCCAGGGCCGCGGGCTTCGTCCCTGGGGCGAACCGGGCGATGACCCGGCCGTCGCGTCCGACCAGGAACTTGGTGAAGTTCCACTTGACCGCCCGCGTGCCGAACAGCCCTGTCCGGGCCCGGGTGAGATGGGCGTAGAGCGGATCGGCGCCCGACCCGTTCACCGCGACCTTGGCGAGCACCGGGAAGCTCACGTCGTAGCGCAGCGCGCAGAAGCTCGCGATCTCGGCGG from Methylobacterium oryzae includes the following:
- a CDS encoding alpha/beta fold hydrolase, which codes for MNLVLLPGFMTDADLWSDVVARLAEVGPITHGDLARDAAIADMARRVAAEAPPRFGLVGFSMGGYVARAVARLVPDQVEALVLVATSSRADMPAQARRKAAAVAHVRQQGYRGLSRSAILQSVHPDRAGDGALLSRIRQMGDRLGGEVFLRQAGQARESDGDRLGAIGCPTLVVAAAQDALRSLDEARELRDGIPGATLRVIDGSGHMLPLEAPDALADAIVPWLRAQASGASTIGS
- a CDS encoding HAD-IA family hydrolase: MRLVVFDVDGTLVDSQHLIVAAQEVAFAENGLPAPGRREALSVVGLSLPQAFRRLVGEDGPVAELSESYKQAYNRLRLDPAHEEPLFPGMADLLTRLHGRSDVLIGLATGKSRRGVDRLIAHYGWADWFATTQSADDAPSKPDPTMLQQAIREAGCEPEATVMVGDTTFDIAMGVAAGATAVGVAWGYHPPDALYGAGAVTVVPSAAALEALLLEGLATGS
- a CDS encoding ATP12 family chaperone protein → MSDQTTDWLGQPSDGDRPDPVRAARGHAKPALPHRFYKEAGFSEDDDGFRLTLDGRPANTPARNPLRLPSRTLAERVAAEWQAQDTAIDPARMPLTRLANTAIDGVTPRLAEVAADLCAYAGTDLVAYRAGDPERLVAAQAEAWDPILAWARDAFGARVILSEGVMHVAQPADTIQALSAAVNAVTDPFRLAGLHTLTTLTGSLLIALAVLEGRLTPAEAWAAAHVDETYQAAVWGRDAEAEARLEARRTEFEAAAAFVAAGG
- a CDS encoding glutathione peroxidase, with amino-acid sequence MTTVHDFSVSAADGTPYPLAQHRGQVLLIVNTASRCGFTPQYEGLEALWRRHRDAGLTILGFPCNQFGAQEPGDAAEIASFCALRYDVSFPVLAKVAVNGSGADPLYAHLTRARTGLFGTRAVKWNFTKFLVGRDGRVIARFAPGTKPAALEAKIQAALAEPA